Proteins encoded in a region of the Flavobacteriaceae bacterium HL-DH10 genome:
- a CDS encoding MFS transporter, protein MNTTSQKLSIKEKIGYSLGDLAANLVFQTLITYLAYFYTDIYGLDAGHASAIMLTVGLVAAFGFNPIIGALADRTVSKWGKFRPWILFTSVPLGVVALLAFSTPDFTYKGKVIYAVITYTLLLLLYAANNLPYSALSGVITGNMKERNSMSAYRFVAVMFAQFFVQVFMLPIIESAGGGDKAIGIEKVMTWLAIIGTIMLIITFVTTKERVVPKLEQKSTLIEDLRDLTKNRPWVIMLLLTTLVFVTLAMKGGSYVYYFKNYVDAESLTLFISPLLDMLNNIGINFFGEDPISAGFGLFNAGGIIFMIVGIGLSKFLADKYGKRDVFRMFLFISTLFIIFFYFFSPESVEFMFLSQILHGFFYGITIPILWAMIADVADYSEWKNNRRATAIIFSAMMVGLKAGLSIGSALVAWILGLYNYIPNAVSQAESAIHGTKMLISIFPAIPFLLGCILLFFYEINKNMEEQLESDLKERRN, encoded by the coding sequence ATGAATACAACTTCTCAAAAATTATCCATAAAAGAAAAAATTGGATATAGCTTAGGAGATCTCGCTGCTAACTTGGTTTTTCAAACGTTAATAACATATCTGGCATATTTTTATACAGATATTTATGGACTTGATGCGGGTCACGCATCGGCCATTATGCTAACGGTTGGTCTTGTTGCCGCATTTGGTTTTAATCCTATAATTGGAGCATTAGCAGATAGAACAGTATCTAAATGGGGTAAATTTAGACCTTGGATTCTTTTTACATCCGTACCTCTTGGTGTAGTTGCTTTATTAGCGTTTAGCACTCCAGATTTTACATACAAAGGAAAAGTAATATATGCTGTAATTACATATACATTATTGTTGCTATTATATGCAGCAAATAATTTACCGTATTCTGCTTTAAGTGGTGTTATTACAGGCAATATGAAGGAAAGAAACAGTATGTCTGCTTATCGTTTCGTAGCCGTTATGTTTGCTCAATTTTTTGTACAAGTATTTATGTTGCCAATTATTGAATCTGCTGGCGGTGGAGATAAAGCAATTGGTATTGAAAAAGTAATGACGTGGTTAGCAATTATTGGAACAATTATGTTAATTATCACTTTTGTTACAACAAAAGAGCGTGTAGTACCTAAGCTTGAACAGAAATCTACTTTAATTGAAGATTTAAGAGACTTAACAAAAAATAGACCATGGGTTATCATGTTGCTTTTAACAACATTAGTTTTTGTAACTCTTGCAATGAAAGGCGGTTCTTATGTATACTATTTCAAAAATTACGTTGATGCAGAGTCACTTACTTTATTTATAAGTCCATTGTTGGATATGTTAAATAATATTGGAATAAACTTTTTTGGAGAAGATCCAATTTCTGCCGGTTTTGGGTTATTTAATGCAGGTGGTATCATTTTCATGATTGTTGGTATTGGATTATCTAAATTTCTTGCTGATAAATATGGAAAAAGAGACGTTTTTAGAATGTTTTTGTTTATATCAACCTTGTTCATCATTTTCTTTTATTTCTTTTCTCCAGAGTCTGTAGAGTTCATGTTCTTATCACAAATATTACATGGTTTCTTTTATGGAATTACCATTCCAATTCTTTGGGCTATGATAGCCGATGTTGCAGATTATTCAGAATGGAAAAATAACCGTAGAGCAACTGCTATAATATTTTCAGCTATGATGGTTGGTTTAAAAGCGGGATTAAGTATAGGTAGTGCTTTGGTAGCTTGGATTTTAGGGTTGTATAACTACATTCCAAATGCTGTTTCTCAAGCAGAAAGTGCT
- a CDS encoding endo-1,4-beta-xylanase yields MKKTKPFLVVIALLLLVISCKKVNEVKPVEVISLKNEFKENFYMGVAINESQIEEQDSLETILISKEFNSITAENIMKSMFVHPSKDTFDFKLTDKYVAFGKKYNMFIHGHTLIWHSQLAPWFKTIKDSAEMASVMENHIKTIVSRYKGKINSWDVVNEALNEDGTLRNSVFLDTYGEDYLAYAFKLASESDPDTDLYYNDYNMTSVDKRNGAIKMIKRIQDKGIKVDGIGMQGHWRLDSPSIEVIEESILAYAELGVKVAITELDINVLPSPWDLVGAEVSQNFESSEKMNPYSKSLPDSIQIKFTKRYQDIFKLFLKHQDKISRVTFWGLSDSHTWLNNWPIEGRTNYPMIFDRRLQAKKAYDSIISLKK; encoded by the coding sequence ATGAAAAAAACAAAACCCTTTTTAGTTGTTATAGCTCTATTACTATTAGTAATAAGCTGTAAAAAAGTTAATGAAGTAAAACCTGTAGAAGTTATTTCTTTAAAAAATGAGTTTAAAGAGAATTTCTATATGGGAGTAGCTATTAATGAAAGCCAAATAGAAGAACAAGATTCTTTAGAAACGATATTAATTTCAAAGGAATTCAACAGTATTACTGCCGAAAATATTATGAAATCAATGTTTGTCCATCCATCAAAAGACACATTTGATTTTAAACTAACCGATAAATATGTAGCCTTTGGTAAAAAGTATAACATGTTTATTCATGGTCATACTTTAATTTGGCATAGTCAATTAGCACCATGGTTTAAAACAATAAAAGACAGTGCAGAAATGGCTTCTGTTATGGAAAACCATATAAAAACTATTGTTAGTAGATATAAAGGAAAAATAAATTCTTGGGATGTTGTAAATGAAGCATTAAATGAAGATGGGACTTTAAGAAATTCTGTTTTTTTAGATACTTATGGTGAAGATTATTTAGCGTACGCATTTAAATTGGCATCTGAATCCGACCCCGATACTGACTTGTATTATAACGATTATAATATGACCAGTGTTGATAAAAGAAATGGTGCTATTAAGATGATAAAACGTATTCAAGACAAAGGCATAAAAGTAGATGGTATTGGTATGCAAGGACATTGGAGGTTAGATTCACCATCTATAGAAGTTATTGAAGAAAGTATTTTAGCTTATGCTGAACTTGGTGTTAAAGTAGCTATTACAGAGCTTGATATTAATGTTTTACCTAGTCCTTGGGATTTAGTAGGAGCAGAGGTAAGTCAGAATTTTGAAAGTAGTGAAAAAATGAATCCTTATTCTAAAAGCCTACCAGATTCTATTCAAATAAAATTCACAAAACGCTATCAGGATATTTTTAAATTGTTTTTAAAGCATCAAGATAAAATTAGTAGAGTTACTTTTTGGGGTTTAAGTGATAGCCATACTTGGTTAAACAATTGGCCTATTGAAGGACGTACAAATTATCCGATGATTTTTGATAGAAGGTTACAAGCTAAAAAAGCATATGATAGTATTATTAGTTTAAAAAAATAA
- a CDS encoding endo-1,4-beta-xylanase, with protein sequence MLKYITLVVLVLFMSCSKSEDDTGLLIHFSEVDLTVNKDKALTRLTTERLNAQKERYKQLATIYKTIHEAQQFGITFWGMRDTDSWLLDFYNNQSEWPLLFNSGYNYKLALFGFLDGLTN encoded by the coding sequence ATGTTAAAATATATAACACTAGTTGTTTTAGTGCTTTTTATGAGTTGTAGTAAATCAGAAGATGATACTGGTCTTTTAATCCATTTTTCTGAAGTAGATTTGACTGTTAATAAAGATAAAGCTTTAACTCGTCTCACAACAGAAAGATTAAATGCTCAAAAAGAAAGATACAAACAATTAGCAACCATATATAAAACTATTCATGAAGCTCAACAATTTGGAATTACATTTTGGGGCATGAGAGATACCGATAGTTGGTTGTTAGATTTTTATAATAATCAAAGCGAATGGCCATTATTATTCAATTCAGGATATAATTATAAACTAGCATTATTTGGTTTTCTAGATGGTTTAACTAATTAA
- a CDS encoding glycosyl hydrolase 115 family protein, whose translation MTFTTNLKKTTITIFLTLLFSVVNGMQGINPEKYVSSETLEGSFPLASNSKVASILVSNNDFPGVIRVTGHLQKDLKNVTGIQPNIINTISQTEDYIVIIGTLGKSLIIDQLAKEGKIDASKLQGTLEKFTTQIIENPMAGVKKALVIAGSDKRGTIYGIYDLSKQIGVSPWYFWADVPVKKQLELHVLPGIHTLGEPKVKYRGIFINDEAPALTGWADENFGDLNSKFYDKVFELILRLKGNYLWPAMWGNKFYVDDPENGDLADEYGIIMGTSHHEPLVRSHAEWEKSKNGTWDFNTNAEGLKAFWKGGIERMGNKETLVTIGMRGDGDEAMTEGTAIGLLEDIVKTQREIISTVTKKPAEDTPQIWALYKEVQDYYDKGMQVPEDVTLLLCDDNWGNLRKLPSLNAKPRKGGYGIYYHFDYVGGPRSYKWTNTNQIERVWEQMHLAYKHGVDKVWIVNVGDIKPMEFPISFFLDYAWNPEKWDASNLQDYYYQWARDNFDGQFTEDIANILKLYTKYNARRTPELLDAKTYSLIHYNEAERVVKEYNELAEKAKDINKNLKPEYKDAFYQLVLYHVLSGANLNELYVTVAKNKLYAEQGRTSTNVLAKKANDLFKKVAEFDNHYNKIMSSGKWNHMMSQAYIGSTSWRAPSENIMPETKTIKLPNNSEVGIAVEGSEKWWPNATEDALLPTFTSFENNIFYFDVFNRGQEPFNFKINSKSKWITFSKTKGTIDKEERIKVSIDWEKAPKGLHKTSFFVKANKKMIPVYVQTHNTDLKETKGFVENNGFIAIDANHFSNKSEPETFKWVVVENLGKTGSSIISLPIEKGRVTLKESSPKLSYDVNFQTTGTVKVSMYFSPTINYATREGMYYGLSFDEEKPIQINYDSDPNIFNYNGKVPSNWHTNVSDKIKVITTEFEIDKTGNHTLNYYRVDEGLVLQKIIIETERSNLKETYLGPEQSFKRIKDE comes from the coding sequence ATGACTTTTACAACTAATCTAAAAAAAACCACCATAACCATATTTTTAACATTACTATTTTCTGTTGTTAATGGTATGCAAGGTATCAATCCAGAAAAATATGTGTCTTCTGAAACTTTAGAGGGGAGCTTCCCTTTAGCAAGTAATTCTAAAGTTGCTTCTATTTTAGTAAGTAATAACGATTTTCCAGGAGTAATTCGTGTTACAGGTCATCTGCAAAAAGATCTTAAAAATGTTACGGGTATTCAACCAAACATTATCAATACTATTTCTCAAACCGAAGATTATATAGTAATTATTGGCACTTTGGGTAAGAGTTTAATAATTGACCAATTAGCAAAAGAAGGTAAAATAGATGCTAGTAAACTTCAAGGCACGCTAGAGAAATTTACAACTCAAATTATCGAAAATCCTATGGCAGGCGTTAAAAAAGCATTGGTTATTGCTGGTTCAGACAAACGAGGAACAATATATGGGATTTATGATCTTTCAAAACAAATAGGCGTGTCTCCTTGGTATTTCTGGGCAGATGTTCCTGTTAAAAAACAATTGGAATTACATGTGCTTCCAGGGATTCATACTTTGGGCGAACCTAAAGTAAAATATAGAGGTATATTTATAAATGATGAAGCGCCTGCATTGACTGGATGGGCAGATGAAAATTTTGGTGATCTTAATTCTAAATTTTACGATAAGGTTTTTGAACTTATTTTAAGATTAAAAGGAAATTATTTGTGGCCTGCCATGTGGGGAAATAAATTTTATGTTGATGATCCTGAAAATGGTGATTTAGCAGATGAGTATGGTATAATTATGGGTACTTCCCATCATGAACCTTTAGTTCGGTCTCATGCCGAATGGGAAAAGTCTAAAAATGGCACATGGGATTTCAATACGAATGCAGAGGGTTTAAAAGCATTTTGGAAAGGTGGTATTGAGCGTATGGGTAATAAAGAAACATTAGTAACAATTGGTATGCGAGGTGATGGTGATGAGGCAATGACTGAAGGCACCGCAATTGGGTTGTTAGAGGATATTGTTAAAACACAAAGAGAAATTATTAGTACAGTAACTAAAAAACCTGCTGAGGATACCCCTCAAATTTGGGCACTTTATAAAGAAGTTCAAGATTATTATGATAAAGGTATGCAAGTTCCAGAAGATGTTACATTACTGCTTTGTGATGATAATTGGGGTAACTTAAGAAAATTACCAAGCTTAAATGCGAAACCCCGTAAAGGTGGCTACGGTATTTATTATCATTTTGATTATGTTGGTGGTCCACGAAGTTATAAATGGACAAACACAAACCAAATTGAACGTGTTTGGGAGCAAATGCATTTAGCTTATAAACATGGTGTAGATAAGGTTTGGATTGTAAATGTTGGTGATATTAAACCTATGGAATTTCCTATTTCTTTCTTTTTAGACTATGCTTGGAATCCTGAAAAGTGGGATGCCAGTAATCTACAAGATTATTATTACCAGTGGGCTAGAGATAATTTTGATGGTCAATTTACAGAAGATATAGCCAATATTTTAAAGCTTTACACAAAGTATAATGCTCGTAGAACTCCTGAGCTTTTAGATGCTAAAACCTATAGTTTAATTCATTATAATGAAGCTGAAAGGGTTGTTAAAGAATATAATGAATTAGCTGAAAAAGCTAAAGACATTAATAAAAATTTAAAACCAGAATATAAAGACGCCTTTTACCAATTGGTACTTTATCATGTTTTATCTGGCGCGAATCTTAACGAATTATATGTTACCGTAGCGAAAAATAAGCTATATGCAGAACAAGGAAGAACTTCCACAAATGTACTAGCTAAAAAAGCGAATGATTTATTTAAAAAAGTAGCTGAATTTGATAATCACTATAATAAAATCATGTCTAGTGGAAAATGGAATCATATGATGTCTCAAGCATATATTGGATCGACAAGTTGGAGAGCACCATCCGAAAACATTATGCCTGAAACAAAAACTATAAAATTACCAAATAATTCAGAAGTTGGGATTGCTGTTGAAGGTTCTGAAAAATGGTGGCCAAATGCTACAGAAGATGCTCTTTTACCAACTTTTACTTCTTTTGAAAATAACATATTCTATTTTGATGTTTTTAATAGAGGACAAGAACCTTTCAATTTTAAAATAAACTCAAAATCTAAATGGATAACCTTTTCTAAAACAAAAGGAACTATTGACAAAGAAGAAAGAATAAAGGTTAGTATAGATTGGGAAAAAGCTCCTAAAGGATTACATAAAACATCTTTTTTTGTTAAGGCTAATAAAAAAATGATTCCCGTTTATGTCCAAACACATAATACCGATTTAAAAGAGACTAAAGGTTTTGTTGAGAATAATGGTTTTATAGCGATTGATGCAAATCATTTTTCAAATAAATCGGAACCAGAAACTTTTAAATGGGTTGTTGTTGAAAACCTTGGTAAAACGGGTTCTTCTATAATTTCATTACCAATAGAAAAAGGTAGAGTTACATTGAAGGAGAGTTCGCCTAAATTGTCTTACGATGTTAATTTCCAAACGACAGGTACTGTAAAAGTGAGCATGTATTTTTCACCAACTATTAATTATGCTACCAGAGAAGGTATGTATTATGGTTTGTCTTTCGATGAAGAAAAACCTATTCAAATAAATTACGATTCAGATCCTAATATTTTTAATTATAACGGAAAAGTACCAAGCAATTGGCACACAAATGTTTCAGATAAAATTAAAGTTATTACTACTGAATTTGAAATTGATAAAACAGGAAATCATACACTGAATTATTATAGAGTTGATGAAGGTTTAGTACTTCAAAAAATTATCATAGAAACGGAAAGAAGCAATTTAAAAGAAACTTATTTAGGTCCTGAGCAAAGCTTTAAAAGAATTAAAGATGAATAG
- a CDS encoding alpha-glucuronidase family glycosyl hydrolase: MNRYRLLILFLCIINLNSFAKDGYKLWLQYDFIENESLRKEYQSHIKRLIPFGDSETINIGLNELERGLSGMLGEVYLSKVNKSNINDYVLVLGSKASLSHDISSLLEKEFNTINEEGFIIKSITLKGKKQIVISGKTDVGVLYGVFNFLRLIQTNKSIKNLSIVDAPKLKVRVLNHWDNLDRTVERGYSGASIWDWHRLPDYIDQRYIDYARANASIGINGTVLNNVNANALILTPQYLEKVKALANIFRPYGIKVYLTARFSAPIEIGGLKTADPLDAGVINWWKDKTAEIYKSIPDFGGFLVKANSEGQPGPQNYDRNHVDGANMMAEAVAPFGGIVMWRAFVYSEHDANDRAKQAYTEFVPYDGQFKDNVLIQVKNGAIDFQPREPFHPMFGAMPKTPLMMEFQITQEYLGCSTHSVFLPTMYKEVLDADTYRKGKASTVAKVIDGTLDNKKLTGMAGVSNIGADRNWTGNVFLQANWYGFGRLAWNPYLTSENIADEWIKSTFSNANDFVQPVKEFMLASLEATVNYMTPLGLHHIMATGHHYGPGPWVSNLSRPEWNPVYYHKADAQGIGFDRSTSGSNAVEQYAPEVAKMFNDLNTCPEEFLLWFHHVAWDYKLKNGKTLWDGMALKYQEGVNQVEAMLKTWNAMKPYVDFQRYNEVKMLLNIQYKEAKWWRDACLLYFQQYSKKTLPKGVEAPTKTLNYFESLKFPFAPGN; this comes from the coding sequence ATGAATAGATATCGTTTGCTTATTCTGTTTTTATGTATAATTAACTTAAATAGCTTTGCTAAAGATGGATATAAGCTGTGGTTGCAGTATGATTTTATTGAAAACGAATCTTTAAGAAAAGAATACCAATCTCATATTAAAAGATTAATACCTTTTGGTGATTCTGAAACGATAAACATTGGTTTAAATGAATTAGAAAGAGGGCTTTCTGGAATGTTAGGAGAGGTGTATTTGTCTAAAGTAAATAAAAGTAATATTAATGATTATGTCCTAGTTTTAGGATCTAAAGCATCTTTAAGTCATGATATTTCAAGTTTATTAGAAAAAGAATTTAATACGATAAATGAAGAAGGCTTTATTATTAAATCAATCACATTAAAAGGGAAAAAACAAATAGTTATATCTGGAAAAACAGACGTTGGTGTTTTATACGGTGTATTTAATTTTTTAAGATTAATACAAACAAATAAATCTATTAAAAATCTATCTATTGTAGATGCTCCTAAATTAAAAGTAAGAGTTTTAAATCATTGGGATAATTTAGATAGAACAGTAGAAAGAGGTTATTCTGGAGCTTCTATTTGGGATTGGCATAGGTTGCCAGATTATATAGATCAGCGTTATATAGATTATGCCCGAGCAAATGCATCTATAGGTATTAATGGTACTGTTTTAAATAACGTAAATGCCAATGCCTTAATTTTAACGCCTCAATATTTAGAGAAAGTTAAAGCTTTAGCAAATATTTTTAGACCTTATGGTATTAAGGTATACTTAACGGCACGATTTTCTGCTCCAATCGAGATTGGAGGTTTAAAAACAGCCGATCCATTAGATGCTGGTGTTATTAACTGGTGGAAAGATAAAACAGCTGAAATTTATAAATCGATACCTGATTTTGGAGGCTTTTTGGTTAAAGCAAATTCTGAAGGGCAACCTGGACCTCAAAATTATGACAGAAACCATGTAGATGGAGCCAATATGATGGCTGAAGCTGTAGCTCCTTTTGGTGGCATTGTTATGTGGAGAGCCTTTGTTTATTCGGAGCATGATGCTAATGATAGAGCAAAACAAGCCTACACAGAATTTGTTCCTTATGATGGACAATTTAAAGACAATGTTCTTATTCAAGTAAAAAATGGCGCAATAGATTTTCAACCTCGGGAACCTTTTCATCCTATGTTTGGTGCTATGCCAAAAACGCCTTTAATGATGGAGTTTCAAATAACACAAGAATATTTAGGTTGCAGTACGCATTCTGTATTTCTTCCAACTATGTATAAAGAAGTTTTAGATGCAGATACTTACAGAAAAGGTAAAGCGTCTACTGTTGCTAAAGTTATTGATGGTACACTTGATAATAAAAAACTAACAGGAATGGCGGGTGTTAGCAATATTGGTGCCGATAGAAATTGGACTGGGAATGTGTTTTTGCAAGCCAATTGGTATGGTTTTGGTCGCCTTGCATGGAATCCGTATTTAACCTCTGAAAACATTGCTGATGAATGGATAAAATCTACTTTTTCTAATGCCAATGATTTTGTTCAACCTGTTAAAGAGTTTATGTTAGCTTCTCTAGAAGCTACAGTAAATTATATGACACCTTTAGGTTTGCATCATATTATGGCAACGGGTCATCATTATGGTCCTGGACCATGGGTTTCTAATTTGTCAAGACCAGAATGGAATCCAGTCTATTACCACAAAGCAGATGCTCAAGGCATTGGTTTTGATAGAAGTACTTCAGGAAGTAATGCTGTGGAGCAATATGCACCTGAAGTAGCCAAGATGTTTAATGATTTAAATACTTGTCCAGAAGAATTTTTATTATGGTTTCATCATGTAGCATGGGATTATAAATTAAAAAACGGAAAAACACTTTGGGATGGAATGGCTTTAAAATATCAAGAAGGTGTTAATCAAGTAGAGGCTATGTTAAAGACTTGGAATGCTATGAAGCCATATGTGGATTTTCAGAGATATAACGAAGTTAAAATGTTGCTAAACATCCAATATAAAGAGGCGAAATGGTGGCGAGATGCTTGCTTATTATACTTTCAGCAATATTCTAAAAAAACTTTACCAAAAGGTGTTGAAGCACCAACTAAAACTTTAAACTATTTTGAATCATTAAAATTCCCTTTTGCACCAGGAAATTAA
- a CDS encoding glycoside hydrolase family 3 C-terminal domain-containing protein yields the protein MKNSLLKALLLISFITIINSCKQEENKIQNTNNSNIKLQDTFAFYNPSLSIKDRVQDLMGRLTLEEKIGQMMNGTPAIERLKIPAYNYWNEALHGVGRTCSATIFPQAIGLGATFDADLAYRVSSVISDEARAIYNATNKKGYNRQYNGLTFWTPNINIFRDPRWGRGQETYGEDPYLTSIMGASFVKGLQGDNPNYLKTAACAKHFAVHSGPEKVRHEFNAEVNQKDLWETYLPAFKALVDVNVESVMCAYNRTNGEPCCSSNYLITDVLRDTWNFKGHVLTDCSALIDFYKQPDEGGHGVVNSDAEAAALAVKSGVSLNCGPTYQALNDAVKKGLVTEKEIDKQLEILLQTRFKLGLFDPKGSNPYDAISIDIVNSETHRALSKEVAQKSIVLLKNNGILPLSNDLSKYFVTGPNAASIEILLGNYYGVNSNMVTILEGISAAIKPTSQLQFRLGAMLNKPSINPINYATGHAGNSDVTIVVLGVSSQLEGEEGDSLDSNTAGDRLDYNLPENQIDYLKELRETANKDSNNKKPIVTIITGGSPINLAEVEALSDAVLFVWYPGEEGGTAVADILFGNVSPSGRLPITFPKSLDQLPAFDDYSMKGRTYKYMNETPLYPFGFGLSYTTFEYTNIEVSSPIISKEENLIVQVSVTNTGHVKSDEIIQVYISDLEATVSVPNSQLINTKRITLEPGSTENISFQLTPKDFEIVKNDGSRTIESGAFKISIGGSSPMKRSFELGASKMSEILVNVK from the coding sequence ATGAAAAATTCACTACTAAAAGCTTTATTGTTAATATCATTTATCACCATTATAAACTCCTGTAAACAAGAGGAAAACAAAATTCAAAACACTAATAATAGCAATATTAAGCTACAGGATACTTTTGCTTTTTACAATCCTTCACTTTCAATTAAAGACAGAGTACAAGATTTAATGGGGAGATTAACACTTGAAGAAAAAATAGGACAAATGATGAATGGTACGCCGGCAATTGAACGTCTGAAAATTCCAGCCTACAACTATTGGAATGAAGCGCTTCATGGTGTTGGTCGCACTTGTTCTGCAACCATTTTCCCTCAAGCTATTGGATTAGGAGCTACTTTTGATGCCGATTTAGCGTATCGTGTTTCCTCAGTAATTTCTGATGAAGCTAGAGCTATTTATAATGCTACCAATAAGAAAGGCTACAACAGGCAGTATAATGGTTTAACATTCTGGACACCTAATATTAATATTTTTAGAGATCCTCGTTGGGGTCGCGGACAAGAAACATACGGAGAAGACCCTTATTTAACTTCTATTATGGGAGCATCCTTTGTTAAAGGTTTGCAAGGAGACAATCCAAATTATTTAAAAACGGCAGCTTGTGCTAAACATTTTGCTGTGCATAGTGGTCCTGAAAAAGTAAGACATGAATTTAATGCCGAAGTAAACCAAAAAGATTTATGGGAAACCTATTTACCTGCTTTTAAGGCATTGGTTGATGTTAATGTAGAATCTGTAATGTGTGCATACAATAGAACAAATGGGGAACCTTGTTGTTCCAGTAATTATTTAATTACCGATGTTCTTAGAGATACGTGGAACTTTAAAGGTCATGTTTTAACAGATTGTAGCGCTTTAATAGATTTCTACAAACAACCTGATGAAGGTGGTCATGGCGTCGTGAATTCTGATGCTGAAGCTGCTGCTCTAGCCGTAAAAAGCGGTGTAAGTCTTAACTGCGGACCTACTTATCAAGCCTTAAATGATGCTGTTAAAAAGGGATTAGTTACAGAAAAAGAAATTGATAAACAATTAGAAATTTTATTACAAACAAGATTTAAATTAGGCTTGTTTGACCCTAAAGGTAGTAACCCTTATGATGCTATCTCTATTGATATTGTAAATAGCGAAACCCATAGAGCACTGTCTAAAGAGGTGGCTCAAAAAAGTATAGTACTGCTAAAAAACAATGGTATTTTGCCTTTAAGCAATGATTTATCTAAGTATTTTGTAACAGGACCAAATGCCGCTAGTATAGAAATACTTTTAGGAAATTACTACGGGGTAAATTCTAATATGGTTACCATTTTAGAAGGCATTAGTGCAGCAATAAAACCTACAAGTCAGTTACAATTTAGATTAGGAGCCATGCTTAACAAGCCATCTATAAACCCAATAAATTATGCAACTGGACATGCTGGAAATAGCGATGTAACCATTGTAGTATTAGGGGTTTCTAGTCAATTAGAAGGTGAAGAAGGGGATTCATTAGATTCAAATACTGCTGGAGACCGATTAGACTATAATTTACCTGAAAATCAAATAGATTACCTAAAAGAATTAAGAGAAACTGCCAACAAAGACTCAAACAATAAAAAACCAATTGTAACAATAATTACCGGAGGAAGCCCAATAAACCTTGCAGAAGTAGAAGCCTTGTCTGACGCTGTTTTATTTGTTTGGTATCCTGGTGAAGAAGGCGGAACTGCTGTTGCCGATATTCTTTTTGGTAATGTGTCGCCTTCGGGAAGGTTACCAATTACGTTTCCAAAATCCTTAGACCAACTACCTGCCTTTGACGATTATTCTATGAAAGGACGCACATATAAATATATGAATGAAACGCCATTATACCCATTTGGTTTCGGATTGAGTTATACAACTTTTGAATACACTAATATTGAGGTATCATCTCCAATTATTTCAAAGGAAGAAAACCTTATTGTGCAAGTTTCTGTTACCAATACAGGACATGTAAAATCTGATGAGATTATACAAGTTTATATTTCAGATCTAGAAGCAACAGTTAGTGTTCCAAACTCTCAATTAATCAACACGAAACGTATAACATTAGAACCCGGAAGTACTGAAAACATATCATTTCAGTTAACACCAAAAGATTTCGAAATTGTAAAAAATGATGGTAGTAGAACTATAGAATCTGGTGCATTTAAAATATCTATAGGTGGTTCTAGCCCAATGAAACGAAGTTTTGAACTTGGGGCTTCTAAAATGTCTGAAATTTTAGTTAACGTAAAATAA